In the Verrucomicrobiia bacterium genome, one interval contains:
- a CDS encoding ABC transporter ATP-binding protein, with protein sequence MEQDTIVVAEGLTKRYGNKTTVKGVSFAIKKGEIFGILGPNGAGKTTTLEMIETLRHIDEGQAFIDGIDVSKHPNEIKKIIGVQTQSTAFYERLNLREQLQLLASIYNVTIDIDKILASVNLTEKAKDYPEKLSGGQKQRFSIAAALINTPKVLFLDEPTTGLDPQARQNLWELIQDIKARGITIVMTTHYMEEAQLLCDRVAVMDNGEIIAMDSPAALIKQLLETGFKKPKEVLQADLEDVFINLTGKGLRD encoded by the coding sequence ATGGAGCAAGATACTATTGTTGTTGCCGAAGGGTTAACAAAACGCTACGGCAATAAAACCACAGTCAAGGGTGTAAGCTTCGCCATTAAAAAAGGTGAAATATTTGGCATCCTTGGCCCAAATGGTGCCGGTAAAACAACCACCCTCGAAATGATTGAAACACTGCGCCACATCGATGAAGGCCAAGCGTTTATAGATGGCATAGATGTTTCAAAACACCCAAACGAAATTAAAAAAATCATTGGGGTACAAACGCAGTCGACAGCATTTTATGAACGGCTGAATCTACGTGAGCAACTGCAACTGCTCGCGAGCATCTATAACGTAACAATTGACATTGATAAGATTCTGGCCAGCGTTAATCTAACCGAAAAAGCAAAAGATTACCCTGAAAAGCTTTCGGGCGGCCAAAAGCAGCGTTTTAGCATCGCGGCGGCGTTAATTAATACCCCGAAAGTACTATTTCTCGATGAGCCAACAACCGGTCTTGACCCACAAGCGCGACAAAATTTGTGGGAGCTCATCCAGGACATTAAAGCTCGCGGTATCACCATTGTCATGACCACGCATTATATGGAAGAAGCACAGTTACTCTGCGATCGCGTGGCCGTGATGGATAATGGCGAGATTATTGCTATGGATAGCCCGGCAGCGCTCATTAAGCAGCTTCTAGAAACTGGCTTTAAAAAACCAAAAGAGGTCCTTCAGGCCGATCTAGAAGATGTGTTCATCAACTTAACAGGAAAAGGGTTGAGAGACTAA
- a CDS encoding HPP family protein: MLLGPSLWALAIAASIAIFVMNKLRLFHIPAVATSAVAVLVQPVSPIVFMLGVLMGSMLVVAVAALASRMTKKLTYPLFW; this comes from the coding sequence ATGCTGCTTGGACCTTCACTATGGGCGCTAGCGATAGCCGCTAGCATAGCAATCTTTGTTATGAATAAACTGCGGTTATTTCATATTCCAGCCGTGGCAACCAGCGCTGTGGCTGTTTTGGTACAGCCAGTCTCGCCAATCGTATTTATGCTGGGCGTGCTTATGGGAAGCATGTTGGTCGTAGCTGTTGCCGCACTAGCTTCCAGAATGACTAAAAAACTTACTTATCCTCTTTTTTGGTAA
- a CDS encoding inositol monophosphatase family protein, producing MRSLSDELHFARGVIRNCNELIEDVFHKGKLTVITKSDGTKKTPLDDAVSEMVVGLYRHLRVLSEEDGSTAKYGDNGIVVLDPVDGTHDLIAGQSRRPRVSLAGPSIGLWNKEPVVGVVGLPLLGGEPVIYSASKGSGAFRTVRKSQERLSLDSQPTKGTVLVTVKKTPEAQKLINNLNAQGFTPWRVDGAVFKACAVADPELLKMYRLRGFMPPAGPVVGFVSRGVHLHDVAAAWSIVTEAGGVATMLKNAPGKQPWIAANNTRVYELLKHAMNS from the coding sequence ATGCGTTCCCTGAGCGACGAGCTGCACTTTGCACGAGGAGTTATCCGCAATTGCAACGAGCTGATTGAGGATGTCTTTCACAAGGGAAAGCTAACCGTAATCACTAAGTCCGATGGCACCAAAAAGACTCCGCTTGACGATGCAGTGAGCGAAATGGTGGTTGGACTTTATCGGCATCTCCGAGTGCTAAGTGAAGAAGATGGCAGTACCGCAAAGTATGGCGACAATGGCATTGTTGTTCTTGATCCGGTTGATGGCACGCACGACTTGATTGCTGGGCAAAGTAGGCGGCCACGAGTGTCGCTAGCCGGCCCATCGATTGGCCTGTGGAATAAGGAGCCAGTGGTTGGTGTTGTGGGGCTGCCGCTGCTCGGCGGGGAGCCGGTTATTTATTCAGCTAGCAAGGGTAGCGGTGCGTTCCGCACGGTGCGGAAGAGCCAGGAGCGGCTTAGCCTTGACAGCCAGCCCACCAAGGGTACGGTATTGGTTACTGTCAAGAAGACCCCCGAAGCGCAAAAGCTGATTAATAACCTCAATGCTCAGGGCTTTACGCCCTGGCGTGTTGACGGTGCGGTATTTAAGGCGTGCGCTGTTGCCGACCCCGAGCTGCTCAAGATGTATCGGCTTCGAGGCTTTATGCCGCCCGCCGGACCGGTGGTTGGATTTGTGTCTCGCGGAGTCCATCTGCACGACGTGGCTGCTGCTTGGAGTATTGTTACTGAGGCCGGTGGCGTTGCCACGATGCTAAAGAATGCCCCGGGTAAGCAGCCATGGATCGCCGCAAATAACACTCGGGTATACGAGCTGCTGAAGCACGCCATGAATTCCTAG
- a CDS encoding ABC transporter permease: MNTTLQMAVSQFKRVIRDPITLIVLFSIPALLLLIFGAFTRNTDNISMKVALVNNSEHQLAKSFADGVKKVTVFKETDKKYSLDEAKQHMRDNKLDAIIELPASFGAMQDGKPAGKAKVYLDQADRTNGDIVMSVMEKISSEANKNLLGASFPVSLEKVSIEGKEAKIFDGLFAMFTGMAIMMVGIFGVASAIPADKKMGVLRRLRVTPLKSRQLILGTILAYAVVGVLAVALMTILALTIFDLEMRGNWLEFGIFTLVSLALMLGFGLAIGGWSKNSTQADVYGQIVFITSLGFSGLWIPRALMPEWLQELTTYLPLTPIVDGIRSIVVDGAHLLALGTELAIIIAWMLIVFVVGIKTFRWE; this comes from the coding sequence ATGAATACTACTCTACAAATGGCGGTCTCGCAGTTTAAGCGCGTGATACGAGACCCGATCACCTTGATTGTGCTGTTTTCTATCCCTGCGCTGCTGCTGCTTATCTTTGGAGCGTTTACGCGCAATACCGATAATATTTCTATGAAAGTTGCGCTAGTTAATAACTCTGAGCATCAGTTGGCTAAAAGCTTCGCTGATGGGGTAAAGAAAGTCACGGTATTTAAAGAAACCGACAAAAAGTATAGCCTTGATGAAGCCAAGCAACATATGCGGGATAACAAGCTCGATGCCATCATTGAGCTGCCTGCAAGCTTTGGTGCTATGCAAGATGGCAAGCCGGCGGGCAAGGCAAAAGTGTACCTAGATCAGGCCGACCGAACTAACGGCGATATCGTGATGAGCGTGATGGAGAAAATATCGAGCGAGGCCAATAAAAACCTTCTTGGAGCTTCTTTTCCGGTTTCCTTAGAAAAAGTCAGTATTGAAGGCAAGGAAGCCAAGATCTTCGATGGCCTGTTTGCAATGTTCACTGGTATGGCGATTATGATGGTGGGTATATTTGGGGTGGCTTCAGCGATTCCAGCCGATAAAAAGATGGGCGTGTTGCGCCGCTTGCGGGTAACGCCCCTGAAGTCGCGACAGCTGATTCTTGGCACGATCCTGGCGTATGCAGTGGTCGGGGTGCTCGCTGTAGCCTTAATGACGATTCTGGCGCTAACGATTTTTGACCTTGAAATGCGCGGAAACTGGCTTGAATTCGGTATCTTCACGTTAGTCTCGTTAGCCCTGATGCTCGGATTCGGATTGGCTATTGGCGGTTGGTCGAAGAATTCAACCCAGGCAGATGTCTACGGCCAAATCGTCTTTATTACCTCGCTTGGCTTTAGTGGGTTATGGATTCCGCGTGCGCTGATGCCTGAGTGGCTGCAAGAACTTACGACTTACTTACCGCTGACGCCAATTGTTGACGGTATCCGTTCGATTGTGGTTGATGGCGCGCATTTGCTGGCCTTGGGCACTGAGCTGGCAATTATTATCGCCTGGATGTTAATCGTGTTTGTTGTCGGTATTAAAACGTTCCGGTGGGAATAG
- a CDS encoding CPBP family intramembrane glutamic endopeptidase, which produces MVEFADYLLRIVPGLLIFGVVYALLADKKTIAIKILLLIFGFILLRDAMTPLGFWEFGLANGLIPWIRFTDDMAILSLMGALLLGIVLGLVCMNRSMKQYLCWGPLNGRTILWGVVGAAAITFPYIAVVSLLSIPLSERGGEVAYAVLPVLFVMIVVGNLLEEILFRGYLQGYFEQIYTPVRAAVLSAFIFALGHTFLATTVTDIGPVVLLFTLYEGAVCAFLRLKHGIWPAAIAHGVAIFVLTCGLV; this is translated from the coding sequence ATGGTTGAATTTGCAGATTATTTACTTCGTATTGTGCCTGGCTTACTTATCTTTGGTGTGGTGTATGCATTGCTTGCGGATAAAAAAACTATCGCAATAAAGATCCTGCTTCTTATATTTGGCTTTATACTTTTACGTGACGCTATGACTCCACTCGGCTTCTGGGAATTCGGGCTTGCAAATGGGTTGATACCCTGGATTAGATTTACGGATGACATGGCAATCCTATCCTTAATGGGCGCGCTGCTACTAGGAATTGTGCTCGGCCTTGTGTGTATGAATCGCAGTATGAAGCAATATCTGTGCTGGGGGCCGTTGAATGGTCGCACAATTCTATGGGGTGTTGTTGGTGCGGCCGCCATTACGTTCCCATATATAGCAGTAGTATCGCTTCTATCTATTCCTCTGAGTGAGCGAGGTGGCGAGGTGGCGTATGCCGTGTTGCCTGTGTTATTTGTCATGATTGTTGTCGGTAATCTGCTTGAGGAAATACTATTTAGGGGCTATTTACAGGGCTATTTTGAACAGATATACACACCGGTGCGAGCTGCGGTACTCTCGGCATTTATATTTGCCCTCGGCCATACATTTTTAGCGACCACCGTGACCGACATTGGCCCAGTCGTCCTTTTATTTACCTTGTATGAAGGAGCAGTATGCGCATTTCTACGCTTAAAACACGGCATCTGGCCAGCGGCTATTGCGCATGGAGTTGCTATCTTTGTATTAACGTGTGGGTTAGTGTAG
- a CDS encoding PadR family transcriptional regulator — protein MSHEFIDSQVLELRRGTIVVATLSLLHSRHYGYGLLQALKEVGVPVDAGTLYPLLRRLEKQGVLQSVWEMADTRPRKYYWLSQEGEILYGKLVNEWSAMTGIMQKLLKERK, from the coding sequence ATGTCGCATGAATTTATAGATAGTCAAGTTTTGGAGCTGCGTCGTGGCACAATTGTTGTTGCGACGCTGAGTTTATTGCACTCGCGGCACTATGGCTACGGACTATTACAGGCCTTGAAAGAAGTTGGTGTGCCGGTTGATGCCGGCACGCTTTACCCTTTGTTGCGCCGGTTGGAAAAACAAGGTGTACTACAGAGCGTGTGGGAAATGGCAGACACGCGGCCGCGTAAATACTATTGGCTGAGCCAAGAAGGCGAAATTCTGTATGGAAAACTTGTAAACGAATGGTCAGCAATGACGGGTATTATGCAAAAACTTCTTAAGGAGAGGAAGTAA
- a CDS encoding NUDIX domain-containing protein, with product MEIWIKGAPNGSLTLSDVKITPERVREFLEECGFPLADGDWLNVLHGDAWKGKIYHLYVNVGGEKWSVQGIIRRPTVDVVVTVSDGKRTYVLFTEQYRELYRAKIVANPAGGIDSQETAEEAARREAAEETGLPPASLKLKALGKPVAASPGTIKEEAHFFLAKAQLSSTELDAYLERWKNTQQGLAEEGERITIIPVLAVELKRFVSGLEPHDAKMELGLSRAGLC from the coding sequence GTGGAGATTTGGATTAAGGGCGCGCCGAATGGCAGCCTGACACTTAGTGATGTCAAGATTACGCCCGAAAGAGTGCGCGAGTTTCTTGAGGAGTGCGGTTTTCCCCTTGCGGATGGCGACTGGCTGAATGTCCTTCATGGTGATGCTTGGAAGGGCAAGATTTACCACTTGTATGTGAATGTGGGTGGCGAGAAGTGGTCCGTGCAGGGCATTATTCGGCGACCGACGGTGGATGTTGTGGTGACTGTCAGTGATGGCAAGCGCACCTACGTACTTTTCACCGAGCAGTACCGTGAGCTCTATCGCGCCAAGATTGTGGCTAATCCTGCCGGCGGTATTGATAGTCAAGAAACTGCAGAGGAAGCTGCACGCCGCGAGGCTGCGGAGGAAACCGGACTGCCGCCCGCTTCCTTGAAGCTGAAGGCGCTCGGCAAGCCAGTTGCAGCTTCACCGGGAACGATCAAGGAAGAGGCGCATTTTTTCTTGGCCAAAGCTCAGCTTTCATCGACTGAGCTTGATGCTTATCTTGAGCGGTGGAAGAATACGCAGCAGGGTCTTGCCGAGGAAGGTGAACGAATCACTATTATTCCGGTGCTGGCGGTGGAGCTGAAGCGCTTCGTTTCAGGCTTGGAGCCGCATGACGCCAAGATGGAGCTCGGCTTGTCGCGAGCTGGGTTGTGCTAG
- a CDS encoding NUDIX domain-containing protein — protein sequence MMTVSYRDMPKLTSSEATELIGKQPVKGYPPRENRLQYKPEVWRQLLNDARKHDNRIDIPDGGPHFADTYGAATRMRRSSEMDVIVTREQPLPEKRVAEWRKLGLLVDTTGRPLHPRAEQVLTHPKIGMYTGPGKYYRYGPQRIGNLILQRIEQRQYNELITYAIVGVRRNGEIEYSVPGGHCELGKNTQDTAFREAKEEAGIVRASLGKLQLQEVISWPKGGKADTLHAWGEEWFTFARSTDNPALEGVELQPDSKEAVTAEWRTFEEIRKLLAEDRFIKTHFKIIQHFHQQSVR from the coding sequence ATGATGACCGTCAGCTACCGGGATATGCCAAAGCTTACGTCAAGCGAGGCTACAGAGCTTATCGGCAAACAGCCCGTTAAAGGATACCCGCCGCGTGAAAACCGCTTGCAGTATAAGCCAGAGGTATGGCGACAGCTGCTGAACGATGCTCGAAAGCACGATAATCGGATTGATATTCCTGACGGTGGTCCGCATTTTGCCGATACCTATGGCGCTGCAACACGTATGCGGCGATCTTCAGAGATGGATGTGATTGTCACAAGGGAACAGCCTCTCCCAGAGAAGAGGGTAGCGGAGTGGCGCAAGCTGGGCTTGTTGGTCGATACGACGGGCCGGCCCCTGCATCCGCGCGCGGAGCAGGTACTGACTCACCCGAAGATCGGCATGTACACCGGGCCCGGCAAGTATTACCGCTATGGTCCGCAGCGCATTGGCAACCTGATCCTGCAGCGCATTGAACAGCGTCAGTATAACGAACTGATCACCTATGCCATCGTGGGGGTAAGGCGTAACGGCGAGATTGAGTACAGTGTCCCTGGTGGGCACTGCGAGCTAGGCAAGAATACCCAAGACACTGCTTTTAGGGAAGCCAAGGAAGAAGCTGGTATCGTTCGAGCTTCGCTTGGTAAGCTCCAGCTGCAGGAGGTGATCTCCTGGCCCAAGGGCGGCAAGGCCGATACACTTCACGCCTGGGGCGAAGAATGGTTCACCTTTGCACGAAGCACTGACAACCCTGCGCTCGAGGGCGTAGAGCTTCAGCCAGATAGCAAGGAAGCCGTGACGGCAGAGTGGCGGACCTTCGAGGAAATCAGGAAGCTGCTTGCTGAGGATCGCTTCATCAAGACCCACTTCAAGATTATCCAGCACTTCCACCAGCAGTCGGTGAGGTAA
- a CDS encoding winged helix-turn-helix domain-containing protein gives MNLVHPDIATVTLEDVLYALSDSVRLQIVKALHTAEQPLTCTEAAKSIEGLAISTRSHSFKILRERGVIYSRQQGRECYSTVRLEELEQRFPKVVSTILQLQ, from the coding sequence ATGAATCTTGTCCACCCTGATATTGCTACCGTTACCCTGGAAGATGTGCTGTATGCCTTAAGCGATTCGGTGCGCCTGCAAATCGTCAAGGCACTGCATACCGCCGAGCAGCCGCTTACCTGCACCGAAGCCGCTAAAAGCATTGAGGGTTTAGCAATTTCAACCCGCTCGCACAGTTTTAAAATTCTTCGAGAACGTGGGGTTATATACTCGCGGCAGCAAGGCAGAGAATGCTACAGCACCGTACGGCTCGAAGAACTTGAACAGCGCTTTCCAAAAGTCGTATCGACAATTCTTCAGCTACAGTAA
- a CDS encoding DUF296 domain-containing protein encodes MTYTFDNDRYILRMERGEQWTQVFAQFVKETGCHSAWISGFGGLDAVTIGFFEFDTKDYRWKEFVQPLEMLSITGSISLNEQGQPMFHVHGVFGDKSYRTIGGHLGDFTISVTAEIFIQPLNKQLHRKMDEKLRVQLLDLTD; translated from the coding sequence ATGACATACACTTTTGATAACGATCGTTACATTTTACGCATGGAGAGGGGCGAGCAATGGACTCAAGTGTTTGCTCAATTTGTAAAAGAAACAGGCTGTCATAGCGCATGGATAAGTGGCTTTGGCGGTCTCGATGCGGTGACCATAGGCTTCTTTGAATTTGACACCAAGGACTATCGGTGGAAAGAATTTGTTCAGCCTTTAGAAATGCTTTCAATCACCGGCAGCATTTCTCTAAACGAGCAAGGCCAGCCGATGTTTCATGTCCACGGAGTATTCGGCGACAAAAGCTATCGAACAATTGGTGGTCATTTGGGCGATTTTACGATATCTGTGACGGCAGAAATTTTCATACAGCCACTTAACAAGCAGTTGCACCGTAAAATGGACGAGAAATTGCGAGTGCAGCTCCTTGATCTCACCGATTAG
- a CDS encoding excinuclease ABC subunit UvrA, with protein MEYIEIIGARENNLKNVSLKIPKRKITVFTGVSGSGKSSIVFDTIATEAQRQLYENFSMFIRNFLPRYPQPDADAIENLSMAIIVDQKRLGGGSHSTVGTITDINPVLRLLFSRVATPEVGASNYFSFNDPHGMCPECSGLGKKMTIKTDGFIDMSKSLNEGAIQVPFFATWENNSYKSTGFFDNDKKLADYTTEELDLLLHGKDRTYKLQIGEGTMNARFVGVLEKITQAYIKRDIKTLSARTQKTVAPYLKYAECPLCHGARLNQQALAAKINGRNIADMTAMEVGKLIPLLQEITEPIAKSMVETLTQRLQHMVDIGLGYLSLNRETDTLSGGESQRIKMVKHLSSSLIDVTYIFDEPSVGLHPRDVHRLNELLVKLRDKGNTVLVVEHDPDVIKIADHIVDVGPLAGTKGGTIMFEGSYSELLHADTLTGRHLQQALPIKGEFRKPISTLPIKNASLNNLQDVSVTIPTGVMTVVTGVAGSGKSSLINQVFLRQYPHAVAIDQSGIGANRRGNPATYTGIMDDIRKAFARANAVDAGLFSFNSKGACDNCQGAGVVYTDLAFLDGVKTPCEVCGGKRFKEEVLRYTLNGKSISDVLELTITSALDYFDQKEIVRKLQTLYDVGVGYLTLGQPLNTLSGGECQRIKLASELHKQGNIYVLDEPTTGLHMSDITHLLEIMNRLVDTGNTVVVIEHNLDIIRNADWIIDMGPEGGSRGGKVMFEGTPLELKAAKHSITSAYL; from the coding sequence ATGGAATATATTGAGATTATCGGCGCACGCGAAAATAACCTGAAAAATGTTTCATTAAAAATTCCTAAGCGTAAAATTACCGTTTTTACGGGCGTTTCCGGCTCGGGAAAATCTTCGATCGTATTTGATACGATTGCCACCGAAGCCCAGCGGCAGCTCTACGAAAACTTCAGTATGTTTATTCGTAACTTTTTACCGCGCTACCCGCAGCCCGATGCCGATGCAATTGAAAACTTATCGATGGCAATTATTGTTGATCAAAAGCGGCTCGGCGGCGGGTCGCATTCTACCGTGGGCACGATTACCGATATCAACCCGGTGCTCAGATTATTATTCTCTCGTGTGGCGACACCGGAAGTGGGCGCTTCAAACTATTTCTCGTTTAACGACCCGCACGGCATGTGCCCGGAATGTAGCGGGCTCGGCAAAAAAATGACGATTAAAACCGATGGTTTTATTGATATGTCCAAATCGTTGAACGAAGGAGCGATCCAGGTGCCGTTTTTTGCCACCTGGGAAAATAACTCGTACAAATCGACCGGCTTCTTTGACAACGACAAAAAACTGGCCGACTACACTACCGAAGAACTCGACTTACTATTGCACGGCAAAGATCGCACCTACAAGCTACAAATTGGCGAAGGCACCATGAATGCGCGCTTTGTTGGCGTGCTCGAAAAAATTACCCAAGCCTACATTAAACGCGATATTAAAACCCTCTCTGCCCGCACGCAAAAAACCGTAGCGCCGTATCTTAAATATGCTGAATGCCCGCTATGCCATGGTGCACGGCTCAACCAGCAGGCATTGGCTGCTAAAATTAATGGTCGAAACATCGCTGATATGACGGCGATGGAAGTTGGGAAATTAATTCCACTACTGCAGGAGATTACCGAACCAATTGCAAAAAGCATGGTCGAAACACTCACCCAACGCCTGCAGCACATGGTGGATATTGGCCTCGGCTATTTAAGCCTGAACCGCGAAACTGATACCCTTTCGGGTGGTGAATCGCAGCGTATAAAAATGGTCAAACACCTCAGTAGCAGTTTAATAGACGTGACGTATATCTTTGATGAGCCAAGTGTCGGCTTGCACCCGCGCGACGTGCATCGGTTAAATGAATTGCTGGTTAAGCTCCGGGATAAGGGCAATACCGTCCTTGTGGTCGAACACGATCCAGATGTTATTAAAATTGCCGATCATATTGTTGATGTCGGCCCACTCGCCGGCACTAAAGGCGGCACTATTATGTTTGAAGGTAGCTACAGCGAACTGCTTCACGCTGATACTTTAACAGGGCGACACTTACAACAAGCATTGCCAATCAAAGGCGAATTCCGGAAGCCAATCAGCACCTTGCCCATAAAAAACGCCTCGCTCAATAACCTGCAAGATGTCAGCGTGACTATTCCTACGGGCGTTATGACGGTCGTCACCGGGGTAGCTGGTTCTGGTAAAAGCTCGTTAATTAACCAGGTATTTCTGCGACAATACCCCCATGCGGTGGCAATTGATCAATCGGGCATCGGTGCCAACCGGCGCGGCAACCCAGCTACTTACACTGGCATCATGGATGACATCCGGAAGGCTTTTGCGCGCGCCAATGCGGTTGATGCCGGTTTGTTTAGCTTTAACTCAAAAGGCGCCTGCGACAATTGCCAAGGAGCCGGAGTTGTGTATACCGATCTGGCATTTTTAGACGGCGTGAAAACACCCTGTGAAGTCTGTGGCGGCAAACGTTTCAAAGAAGAAGTGCTGCGTTACACTTTAAACGGTAAGTCAATTAGCGACGTCCTGGAACTAACCATCACTAGTGCGCTCGATTATTTTGACCAGAAGGAGATTGTTCGCAAATTACAAACCCTTTACGACGTAGGGGTGGGTTATTTAACACTTGGCCAACCGCTTAACACGCTTTCGGGCGGGGAATGTCAGCGTATTAAGCTCGCCAGCGAACTCCACAAGCAGGGCAATATTTATGTACTTGACGAACCAACCACCGGGCTGCATATGTCGGATATTACCCACCTGCTGGAAATCATGAACCGCTTGGTTGACACTGGCAATACCGTGGTGGTAATCGAGCACAATCTCGATATTATCCGTAATGCCGACTGGATTATTGACATGGGCCCAGAAGGCGGCAGTCGCGGCGGAAAAGTGATGTTTGAGGGCACGCCACTCGAGCTAAAAGCTGCCAAGCATTCGATTACTAGTGCCTATTTGTAG
- a CDS encoding ABC transporter ATP-binding protein codes for MNHDIIVSNLVKKYGQYTAVNNISFTVKKGSIFAFLGTNGAGKTTTISCLTTALAPTSGEVTVAGHVLGQENDAIRRAIGVVFQYSVLDPLLSVLENLQSRAALYKLSQKYTTERINELAERIGLTDFLKKPYGTLSGGQKRRVDIARALLHNPQILFLDEPTAGLDPQSREAVWRTIYELQTQTGLTVFLTTHYMEETERANDVYVIHKGSIIAHGTPQALRAQFTRNQLRLKGDTDRLVPVLRAAGYELQQKDDLLIIHPPDSATALNLLKANEALIVDFEFLHGTMDDMFLTLAQNGQPGGDKL; via the coding sequence ATGAACCATGACATTATCGTTTCGAATCTCGTAAAGAAATACGGCCAGTACACCGCTGTTAATAATATCTCTTTTACAGTAAAAAAAGGCTCGATTTTTGCTTTCCTTGGAACAAACGGCGCTGGAAAAACCACTACTATAAGCTGTTTGACCACTGCGCTTGCCCCCACTAGCGGCGAGGTGACTGTGGCTGGGCACGTTTTAGGCCAAGAAAATGATGCCATACGACGAGCCATCGGGGTGGTATTTCAGTATTCAGTGCTGGATCCACTACTGAGCGTGCTTGAAAATTTACAGAGCCGGGCAGCATTATATAAATTAAGTCAAAAATATACCACCGAACGAATCAATGAACTAGCGGAGCGAATTGGGCTGACTGATTTTCTGAAAAAGCCGTATGGTACGCTGTCGGGCGGCCAAAAACGTCGGGTAGATATTGCTCGGGCACTACTCCATAATCCGCAGATATTGTTTTTAGATGAGCCAACTGCAGGGCTTGATCCGCAGAGCCGCGAAGCGGTGTGGCGCACGATTTACGAGTTGCAGACGCAGACTGGCCTGACGGTTTTTCTGACTACTCATTATATGGAAGAAACTGAACGGGCGAACGATGTCTACGTGATTCATAAGGGCAGTATAATTGCCCACGGCACGCCGCAGGCGCTACGAGCACAATTTACTCGTAATCAGTTGCGGCTAAAAGGCGACACTGATCGGCTGGTACCAGTATTGCGGGCGGCTGGTTATGAACTGCAGCAAAAAGACGACTTGCTGATTATTCATCCGCCAGATAGCGCGACAGCTCTTAATCTTTTAAAAGCCAATGAAGCGCTAATAGTAGATTTTGAGTTTTTACACGGCACCATGGATGACATGTTCTTAACGCTGGCACAAAACGGCCAACCAGGAGGCGATAAGTTATGA
- a CDS encoding S26 family signal peptidase has product MFFRRVKGNSMVPRFRPGAVVVVKRRLPEVGEVVVAKLAGREVLKRVERHDARGYFLVGDNRLESTDSREHGPIREKDIQGTVVAHLPGPETVDYSLRSFRAKAIALYAVFLTGMAVTQLATFEEFSGILERQFTLSPDGGIVLAASIVTIEVFALPYVLALPLSRAFRRISAALGLITACLWLGMAASSSHEVALFGGFSIIPHGIVYFAAVLLIALLACLSVTKLKS; this is encoded by the coding sequence CGGTGGTGGTGGTGAAGCGTCGACTGCCTGAGGTTGGCGAAGTAGTAGTGGCGAAGCTAGCCGGCAGGGAAGTGCTCAAGAGGGTTGAGAGGCATGATGCGCGCGGCTACTTTTTGGTAGGCGATAACCGGCTCGAAAGTACCGACAGCCGAGAACACGGCCCGATACGTGAAAAAGATATTCAGGGCACAGTAGTGGCGCATCTACCTGGCCCTGAAACAGTGGATTACTCGCTGCGGAGCTTTCGCGCTAAAGCTATCGCCCTATACGCCGTGTTTTTAACTGGCATGGCGGTGACCCAACTGGCAACTTTCGAAGAGTTCAGCGGTATTCTTGAACGACAGTTTACCCTATCGCCTGATGGCGGGATTGTGCTTGCGGCTAGTATCGTCACCATAGAAGTATTTGCACTGCCGTACGTACTTGCGCTACCGCTTAGCAGGGCATTTCGAAGAATCAGCGCGGCGCTTGGTCTTATAACAGCTTGCCTGTGGCTCGGCATGGCTGCCAGCAGTTCGCACGAAGTCGCGTTATTTGGAGGGTTTTCGATTATTCCCCACGGCATAGTCTATTTTGCTGCTGTGCTACTGATCGCGTTGCTGGCGTGTTTGTCGGTAACAAAGCTGAAAAGTTGA